The following are encoded together in the Janthinobacterium sp. Marseille genome:
- a CDS encoding succinate dehydrogenase iron-sulfur subunit, with translation MARTLRLQIYRYDPDKDAKPYMQDVTVELHDHDKMLLDALQRIKATVDDSLALRRSCREGVCGSDAMNINGKNGLACTTNLNELTEPIVLRPLPGLPVIRDLIVDMTQFFKQYDSIKPFLINDTIPPEKERLQTPAEREELDGLYECILCACCSTSCPSFWWNPDKFVGPAGLLQAYRFIADSRDHATGARLDNLEDPYRLFRCHTIMNCVDVCPKGLNPTRAIGKIKELMVRRAV, from the coding sequence ATGGCACGGACTCTCAGATTACAGATTTACCGCTATGATCCTGACAAGGATGCAAAACCGTATATGCAGGACGTAACGGTTGAATTGCATGATCATGACAAGATGCTGCTCGATGCATTGCAGCGCATCAAGGCGACCGTTGATGATTCGCTGGCCTTGCGCCGTTCCTGCCGCGAAGGCGTGTGCGGCTCGGATGCGATGAACATCAACGGCAAGAACGGCCTGGCTTGCACCACCAATTTGAATGAGCTGACCGAACCTATCGTATTGCGTCCTTTGCCCGGCTTGCCGGTGATCCGCGACCTGATCGTGGATATGACGCAATTCTTTAAACAATACGATTCGATCAAGCCTTTCCTGATTAACGATACAATCCCGCCTGAGAAGGAACGTTTGCAGACGCCTGCCGAACGTGAAGAGCTCGATGGCCTGTATGAGTGTATCCTGTGCGCCTGTTGCTCGACTTCGTGCCCGTCGTTCTGGTGGAATCCGGATAAATTCGTCGGCCCGGCCGGTTTGTTGCAGGCCTACCGTTTCATAGCGGACAGCCGCGATCATGCCACCGGTGCACGCCTGGATAATCTGGAAGATCCATACAGATTGTTCAGATGTCATACAATTATGAATTGCGTGGACGTTTGTCCAAAAGGACTGAACCCGACCCGCGCAATCGGCAAAATCAAGGAACTGATGGTGCGCAGGGCTGTATAG
- the sdhA gene encoding succinate dehydrogenase flavoprotein subunit: MAAIKTSIPSRHFDAIIVGAGGSGMRASLQLAEAGLNVAVLSKVFPTRSHTVAAQGGIGASLGNMAEDNWYWHMFDTVKGSDYLGDQDAIEFMCREAPKVVYELEHFGMPFDRNSDGTIYQRPFGGHTANFGEKPVQRACAAADRTGHALLHTLYQRNVRARTHFFVEWMAIDLMRDADGDVIGVVALEMETGDVMMLEAKTTLFATGGAGRIWAASTNAFINTGDGMGMAARAGLPLEDMEFWQFHPTGVAGAGVLITEGVRGEGGILVNSQGERFMERYAPTLKDLAPRDFVSRSMDQEIKEGRGCGPLKDHVMLDLRHIGAETIQKRLPSILEIAHKFANVDATREPIPVVPTIHYQMGGIPTNIHGQVVEPKNGNPNHVVNGLYAIGECACVSVHGANRLGTNSLLDLLVFGRAAGNHIVQSHLKQREHKPLPADAADLALSRLAHLENSTGGERVQDVANDIRSTMQQYCGVFRTDELLQTGYKKIMELDERRKHVSFKDKSRVFNTARIEALELDNLIETAKATITSAAARKESRGAHAHRDFEKRDDENWMKHTLFYSEGNRLDYKPVVTKPLTVDTFKPKPRTF; this comes from the coding sequence GTGGCAGCAATCAAAACCAGCATTCCGTCACGCCATTTTGACGCCATCATCGTCGGTGCCGGCGGTTCAGGCATGCGCGCATCATTGCAGCTTGCAGAAGCAGGCTTGAATGTCGCGGTCTTGTCCAAGGTATTCCCGACCCGTTCGCATACAGTCGCTGCACAAGGCGGGATCGGTGCGTCACTCGGCAATATGGCCGAGGACAATTGGTACTGGCATATGTTCGATACCGTCAAGGGTTCGGATTACCTCGGTGATCAGGATGCAATCGAATTCATGTGCCGTGAAGCGCCGAAGGTCGTGTACGAGCTGGAACACTTCGGCATGCCTTTCGACCGCAATTCGGATGGCACGATTTATCAGCGTCCGTTCGGTGGCCACACGGCAAATTTCGGTGAAAAGCCGGTGCAGCGTGCTTGTGCCGCAGCGGATCGCACCGGTCATGCCTTGCTGCATACGCTGTACCAGCGCAATGTGCGTGCCCGTACCCACTTCTTTGTCGAATGGATGGCGATTGACCTGATGCGCGACGCCGATGGCGACGTGATCGGCGTGGTCGCACTGGAAATGGAAACCGGCGACGTCATGATGCTGGAAGCCAAGACCACCTTGTTTGCGACCGGCGGTGCAGGGCGCATCTGGGCTGCTTCGACCAATGCATTTATCAATACCGGTGACGGTATGGGTATGGCGGCGCGTGCCGGCCTGCCACTTGAAGACATGGAATTCTGGCAGTTCCACCCGACCGGCGTGGCCGGTGCCGGCGTGCTGATTACAGAAGGCGTGCGCGGTGAGGGCGGTATTCTGGTGAACAGCCAGGGCGAACGTTTCATGGAGCGCTATGCGCCGACACTGAAAGATCTGGCACCCCGCGATTTCGTATCGCGCTCGATGGACCAGGAAATCAAGGAAGGCCGCGGTTGCGGTCCACTCAAGGATCACGTGATGCTGGATCTGCGTCACATTGGCGCAGAAACCATTCAAAAACGCCTGCCATCGATCCTGGAGATCGCGCACAAATTCGCCAACGTCGATGCGACCCGCGAACCGATTCCTGTCGTGCCTACCATCCATTATCAAATGGGCGGTATTCCAACCAATATCCACGGCCAGGTAGTAGAACCGAAAAACGGCAATCCTAACCATGTGGTCAACGGCCTGTATGCGATCGGTGAGTGCGCCTGCGTCTCGGTACACGGTGCCAACCGCCTGGGTACCAATTCCTTGCTCGATTTGCTGGTGTTCGGCCGTGCGGCCGGTAACCACATCGTGCAAAGCCACCTGAAACAGCGCGAGCACAAGCCTTTGCCGGCGGATGCCGCAGATCTGGCCCTGTCGCGCCTGGCGCACCTCGAAAACAGTACCGGCGGCGAACGCGTACAGGACGTGGCGAACGATATCCGTTCGACCATGCAGCAGTACTGCGGCGTGTTCCGTACCGATGAATTGCTGCAGACCGGCTACAAGAAAATCATGGAACTGGACGAGCGTCGCAAGCATGTCTCGTTCAAGGACAAATCCCGCGTCTTCAATACCGCGCGTATCGAGGCACTTGAGCTGGATAACCTGATTGAGACTGCCAAGGCGACGATTACCTCGGCAGCCGCGCGCAAGGAATCACGTGGTGCGCATGCGCATCGTGATTTTGAAAAACGCGATGATGAAAACTGGATGAAGCACACGCTGTTTTATTCCGAAGGCAATCGACTTGACTACAAGCCGGTGGTGACCAAGCCGCTGACGGTTGACACCTTCAAGCCTAAACCACGTACTTTCTAA
- a CDS encoding succinate dehydrogenase assembly factor 2, with protein MSITHQADPVKRARLRWRGRRGLLENDLLLTRFLDQHEETLTDEEVEAFSILLELPDNELLNLLLARNEPEGEADVPHVRALLTRLRAV; from the coding sequence ATGTCCATAACCCATCAAGCTGATCCGGTAAAACGTGCGCGCCTGAGATGGCGTGGTCGACGCGGTTTGCTGGAAAATGATTTGTTGCTCACGCGTTTCCTCGACCAACACGAAGAAACGCTGACGGATGAAGAGGTCGAGGCTTTTTCGATATTGCTGGAATTGCCTGACAATGAATTACTGAATTTGCTATTGGCACGCAATGAACCGGAAGGTGAGGCCGATGTGCCCCATGTCCGTGCGTTGCTGACAAGATTGCGCGCAGTTTGA
- the gltA gene encoding citrate synthase, whose product MPHSQSDTKATLSFSDGSPSVELPIYKGSIGPDVIDIRKLYGASGKFTYDPGFMSTASCDSTITYIDGDKGELLYRGYPIEQLAVKCDFLETCYLLLKGELPNEAQKKTFVSTVTKHTMLHEQMQFFFRGFRRDAHPMSVLVGTVGALASFYHDSLDITDAHHREVSAIRLIAKMPTLVAMSYKYSVGQPFVYPRNDLSYSANFMHMMFSTPSEEYKISDVLVRALDRILILHADHEQNASTSTVRLSGSSGANPFACIAAGIACLWGPAHGGANEAALNMLKEIGSVDKIPEFIAKVKDKNSGVKLMGFGHRVYKNFDPRAKLMRETCHEVLEELGLHDDPLFKLAMALEKVALEDEYFVSRKLYPNVDFYSGIVQSALGIPVSLFTGIFAMARTVGWVAQWNEMISDPEQKIGRPRQLFIGEKQRDVPDLAKRP is encoded by the coding sequence ATGCCCCACTCCCAATCTGACACCAAAGCCACACTGTCGTTTTCTGACGGTTCGCCATCAGTGGAGTTGCCGATTTACAAGGGATCCATAGGCCCTGACGTAATCGACATCCGCAAACTCTACGGTGCCAGCGGTAAATTCACCTACGATCCGGGTTTCATGTCGACCGCGTCGTGTGATTCGACCATTACTTACATCGACGGCGACAAAGGCGAGCTGCTGTATCGCGGTTACCCGATCGAGCAATTGGCGGTGAAGTGTGACTTCCTCGAAACCTGTTATCTGCTGCTCAAAGGCGAATTGCCGAATGAAGCGCAGAAAAAGACTTTCGTCAGCACCGTGACCAAGCACACGATGTTGCATGAACAGATGCAATTTTTCTTCCGCGGCTTCCGTCGCGATGCGCATCCGATGTCGGTACTGGTTGGTACCGTCGGCGCGCTGGCTTCCTTCTACCATGACTCGCTGGATATCACCGACGCGCATCACCGCGAAGTATCGGCCATCCGCCTGATCGCGAAGATGCCTACGCTGGTCGCAATGTCGTACAAATACTCGGTCGGCCAGCCTTTCGTCTACCCACGTAACGATTTGTCGTACAGCGCGAACTTCATGCACATGATGTTCTCGACGCCTAGCGAAGAATACAAAATCAGCGACGTACTGGTACGCGCACTGGACCGCATCCTGATCCTGCACGCAGACCACGAACAAAATGCATCGACTTCGACAGTCCGCCTGTCGGGCTCGAGCGGTGCCAATCCGTTTGCCTGTATCGCGGCCGGTATCGCATGCCTGTGGGGTCCTGCCCACGGCGGCGCGAACGAAGCGGCATTGAACATGCTGAAAGAAATCGGTTCGGTCGACAAGATTCCTGAATTCATCGCCAAGGTGAAAGACAAGAATTCCGGCGTGAAACTGATGGGCTTCGGTCACCGTGTTTACAAAAACTTCGATCCACGCGCCAAACTAATGCGTGAAACCTGCCATGAAGTGCTGGAAGAACTGGGCCTGCATGACGACCCATTGTTCAAACTGGCAATGGCGCTGGAAAAAGTGGCGCTGGAAGACGAATACTTCGTTTCGCGCAAACTGTACCCGAACGTCGATTTCTACTCCGGCATCGTGCAATCCGCGCTGGGTATCCCGGTCTCGCTGTTTACCGGTATCTTCGCGATGGCGCGTACCGTCGGCTGGGTTGCCCAATGGAACGAAATGATTTCGGATCCGGAACAAAAAATCGGCCGTCCACGCCAGTTGTTCATCGGTGAAAAACAACGCGACGTGCCAGACTTGGCAAAGCGTCCGTAA